The following proteins come from a genomic window of Malus domestica chromosome 02, GDT2T_hap1:
- the LOC103418031 gene encoding uncharacterized protein isoform X3 — protein sequence MPPSSDPVVPTVTPVTISYSELQDRDKDLSVKIEEGFGPNGLGILSITQVPGYSSLRGNLLGLSPRLANLPEEVKKELEDPHSRYNFGWSHGKEKLESGKPDTLKGSFYANPILDSPTTDESLIQRKDKECFEPER from the exons ATGCCTCCGTCCTCCGACCCCGTCGTCCCCACCGTCACACCAGTCACCATATCCTACTCCGAGCTCCaa GACAGGGACAAAGATTTGTCAGTGAAGATTGAAGAAGGATTTGGACCAAATGGGTTGGGAATCCTATCAATCACTCAA GTTCCGGGATATTCTTCCTTGCGCGGGAATCTTCTAGGCTTGTCACCTAG aTTAGCCAATCTGCCCGaagaggtgaagaaggaacttgaAGATCCTCATAGTAG GTACAATTTTGGATGGAGTCATGGAAAAGAGAAGCTGGAATCTGGAAAGCCTG ATACGTTAAAAGGCTCGTTTTATGCAAATCCAATATTGGATAGCCCTACAACAGATGAATCTCTAATTCAAAG AAAGGATAAAGAATGCTTTGAACCCGAACGTTGA
- the LOC103418031 gene encoding uncharacterized protein isoform X2 has product MPPSSDPVVPTVTPVTISYSELQDRDKDLSVKIEEGFGPNGLGILSITQVPGYSSLRGNLLGLSPRLANLPEEVKKELEDPHSRYNFGWSHGKEKLESGKPDTLKGSFYANPILDSPTTDESLIQRYPSYCGSNIWPDSELPELEPSKLLERCSLELGLWSHITVTDTKG; this is encoded by the exons ATGCCTCCGTCCTCCGACCCCGTCGTCCCCACCGTCACACCAGTCACCATATCCTACTCCGAGCTCCaa GACAGGGACAAAGATTTGTCAGTGAAGATTGAAGAAGGATTTGGACCAAATGGGTTGGGAATCCTATCAATCACTCAA GTTCCGGGATATTCTTCCTTGCGCGGGAATCTTCTAGGCTTGTCACCTAG aTTAGCCAATCTGCCCGaagaggtgaagaaggaacttgaAGATCCTCATAGTAG GTACAATTTTGGATGGAGTCATGGAAAAGAGAAGCTGGAATCTGGAAAGCCTG ATACGTTAAAAGGCTCGTTTTATGCAAATCCAATATTGGATAGCCCTACAACAGATGAATCTCTAATTCAAAG GTATCCATCATACTGTGGTTCAAATATATGGCCCGATAGTGAATTGCCAGAACTAGAA CCTTCAAAGCTCTTGGAAAGGTGTTCCTTGGAGTTGGGCTTATGGTCGCATATCACTGTGACAGATACG AAAGGATAA
- the LOC114827697 gene encoding 1-aminocyclopropane-1-carboxylate oxidase homolog 1-like, with the protein MVAPNTNEVPNNYDRKREVKAFDETREGVKGLVDAGVAEVPRIFHQPPQLDDQYSINNTSTDSEATQFSIPLIDLEDHGNPTKRNEIVAKVGEASETWGFFQIVNHGIPVGVLEAIKDGVRGFYEQDTRVKKEFYTRDHSKPLFYNSNFDLYSSLATNWRDTFKCYMAPYPPKPEDLPEVCRDVLIEYSKRVMELGKLLFELLSEALGLKPSHLNSIDCSKGLQVLGHYYPACPQPELTLGTSKHADDSFLTVLLQDHIGGLQVVDRQNKWIDVPPVPGALVVNIGDLLQLISNDRFKSVEHRVLANREGPRISIASFFSTGLLPFTNLYGPIKELVSEDNPPKYRETTVRDYDTHFYDKGLDGTSALSHFKIPT; encoded by the exons ATGGTAGCTCCCAACACCAATGAGGTTCCAAACAATTACGATCGAAAACGCGAAGTGAAAGCTTTTGATGAGACAAGGGAAGGCGTTAAGGGTCTTGTTGATGCCGGGGTAGCCGAGGTTCCTAGAATTTTTCATCAACCACCACAATTGGACGATCAGTACTCCATCAACAATACAAGCACTGACTCAGAAGCCACCCAGTTTAGCATTCCGCTAATAGACCTTGAAGACCATGGTAATCCAACTAAGCGCAATGAGATTGTTGCAAAAGTTGGAGAGGCATCAGAGACTTGGGGCTTCTTTCAAATAGTGAATCATGGGATACCTGTAGGTGTTCTGGAGGCGATAAAGGATGGGGTACGTGGGTTTTATGAGCAGGACACTCGAGTCAAGAAAGAGTTTTACACTCGTGATCACTCTAAACCTTTGTTTTACAATAGCAACTTTGATCTTTATAGTTCACTGGCAACGAATTGGAGGGATACTTTTAAGTGTTACATGGCTCCATATCCTCCTAAGCCAGAAGACTTGCCAGAAGTATGCAG AGACGTACTGATCGAGTATTCAAAGCGAGTAATGGAGTTGGGGAAATTGTTGTTTGAGTTGTTGTCGGAGGCCCTTGGGCTAAAGCCAAGCCACTTGAATAGCATAGATTGTAGTAAGGGGCTACAGGTTTTAGGCCATTACTATCCTGCTTGTCCACAGCCAGAGTTAACTTTGGGCACAAGCAAGCACGCTGATGATTCCTTCCTTACGGTCCTTCTGCAAGATCATATTGGTGGTCTGCAAGTTGTTGATCGTCAAAATAAGTGGATTGATGTACCCCCTGTGCCTGGGGCTTTAGTGGTGAACATTGGAGATCTTTTACAA cTCATATCAAATGATAGATTCAAAAGCGTAGAACACAGGGTATTGGCGAACCGTGAAGGTCCAAGGATATCCATTGCCAGCTTCTTTAGCACAGGTTTGCTACCATTTACAAATCTCTATGGACCTATTAAGGAGTTGGTATCAGAAGACAACCCTCCAAAGTACAGGGAGACTACTGTGAGGGACTACGACACCCATTTCTATGACAAAGGCCTAGATGGAACCTCTGCCTTATCTCATTTTAAGATCCCAACTTAG
- the LOC103418031 gene encoding uncharacterized protein isoform X1, producing MPPSSDPVVPTVTPVTISYSELQDRDKDLSVKIEEGFGPNGLGILSITQVPGYSSLRGNLLGLSPRLANLPEEVKKELEDPHSRYNFGWSHGKEKLESGKPDTLKGSFYANPILDSPTTDESLIQRYPSYCGSNIWPDSELPELEPSKLLERCSLELGLWSHITVTDTVWSLLLRFTLREHSYPV from the exons ATGCCTCCGTCCTCCGACCCCGTCGTCCCCACCGTCACACCAGTCACCATATCCTACTCCGAGCTCCaa GACAGGGACAAAGATTTGTCAGTGAAGATTGAAGAAGGATTTGGACCAAATGGGTTGGGAATCCTATCAATCACTCAA GTTCCGGGATATTCTTCCTTGCGCGGGAATCTTCTAGGCTTGTCACCTAG aTTAGCCAATCTGCCCGaagaggtgaagaaggaacttgaAGATCCTCATAGTAG GTACAATTTTGGATGGAGTCATGGAAAAGAGAAGCTGGAATCTGGAAAGCCTG ATACGTTAAAAGGCTCGTTTTATGCAAATCCAATATTGGATAGCCCTACAACAGATGAATCTCTAATTCAAAG GTATCCATCATACTGTGGTTCAAATATATGGCCCGATAGTGAATTGCCAGAACTAGAA CCTTCAAAGCTCTTGGAAAGGTGTTCCTTGGAGTTGGGCTTATGGTCGCATATCACTGTGACAGATACGGTATGGTCTTTGTTGTTAAGGTTTACACTAAGAGAGCATAGCTATCCTGTTTAG